In Methylovirgula sp., a single genomic region encodes these proteins:
- a CDS encoding SPFH domain-containing protein, whose translation MIGEIFIGVLIIFAIILVLPIFRSIFTIQQAHAGIIERFGKFSRVVEPGLHVKLPYIDRLAALLSLKIEQNIITADTKTKDNVFVKVNIAVNYRVVAGREREAFYVLSDAKGQIQAYVLDVVRSKIPAMTLDEVFEKKDDVAQAVTQHLSELMQQYGFEIVSSLVVDVQPDPTVVAAMNEIQAQTRLQLAAQAKGEANKILAVKAAEAEAESKALQGKGIADQRKAIIAGLNDSVTSLSTTAHTPPAEVLRTLLMTQYFDTIREIGIQSGSKVILLPHNPSAMTEIGNQIRDAMIVAEEVK comes from the coding sequence ATGATCGGGGAAATTTTTATCGGCGTCCTGATTATCTTCGCCATAATTTTGGTGCTGCCGATCTTCCGGTCGATCTTCACCATTCAGCAGGCGCATGCCGGCATCATCGAGCGGTTCGGCAAATTCAGTCGCGTTGTCGAGCCGGGCCTGCACGTCAAACTTCCCTATATCGACAGGCTCGCCGCATTGCTGTCGTTGAAGATCGAACAGAACATCATCACCGCGGACACGAAGACGAAGGACAATGTCTTCGTGAAGGTCAATATCGCCGTCAATTATCGCGTAGTCGCTGGCCGTGAGCGTGAGGCGTTTTATGTGCTGTCGGACGCCAAAGGGCAGATCCAGGCTTATGTCCTCGACGTCGTCCGTTCGAAAATTCCGGCGATGACACTCGACGAAGTTTTCGAGAAAAAGGACGATGTCGCACAGGCGGTCACGCAGCATCTTTCGGAATTGATGCAGCAATACGGATTTGAGATCGTCAGTTCGCTCGTCGTCGATGTGCAGCCGGATCCCACGGTCGTCGCCGCGATGAACGAAATCCAGGCGCAAACGCGGCTTCAGCTCGCGGCGCAGGCCAAAGGCGAGGCCAATAAGATTTTGGCGGTGAAGGCCGCCGAGGCCGAGGCCGAGTCGAAGGCTTTGCAAGGCAAGGGTATTGCCGACCAGCGCAAGGCCATTATCGCAGGGCTCAACGATTCCGTGACAAGCCTCTCGACGACGGCGCACACGCCGCCGGCCGAAGTGCTGCGCACGCTGCTCATGACGCAATATTTCGATACGATTCGGGAAATCGGTATTCAGTCCGGCTCCAAGGTCATTTTGCTTCCGCATAATCCCAGCGCGATGACGGAAATTGGCAACCAGATTCGCGATGCAATGATCGTCGCAGAGGAAGTTAAGTGA
- a CDS encoding sulfate ABC transporter substrate-binding protein: MRISGLKTGFAVALTGFVALAAGGWKYAEGAQSVTLLNVSYDATREFYQSINDAFAADYLKKTGTQVTIQQSHGGSGKQALSVVNGLQADVVTLGLAWDIDAIERAGLLKHGWQAKFPDNSAPYTSTIAFLVRKGNPKHIHDWKDLLQPGVQVIAANPKSSGAARWVFLGLWGAVGGAKTYDLSTKEGLAASITDGNAAKDFPIYKNAAALAAVTALYKHVPVLDTGGRGATVTFAQKQIGDVLVNWENELYLATDEFGKDKFDIVYPSTSVLAEPPVAVVDSIVDKKGTRAVATAYLDYLYTPDAQDLAAQYHYRPRNIDIYKKYETTLPPVKLFTVDQAFGGWPRTQKTFFADGGVFDQIYKPTK, encoded by the coding sequence ATGCGGATTTCTGGATTGAAGACGGGATTTGCCGTAGCTCTGACGGGCTTTGTCGCTCTTGCCGCTGGCGGCTGGAAATATGCCGAGGGTGCCCAGTCGGTCACGCTGCTCAATGTCTCCTATGATGCGACCCGCGAGTTTTATCAGTCGATCAATGATGCCTTCGCGGCCGATTACCTGAAGAAGACCGGCACACAGGTCACGATCCAGCAGTCGCATGGCGGCTCCGGCAAGCAGGCGCTGTCCGTCGTCAACGGTCTGCAGGCCGATGTGGTGACGCTCGGCCTGGCCTGGGACATCGACGCGATCGAGCGGGCTGGACTGCTCAAGCATGGCTGGCAGGCCAAATTCCCGGATAATTCCGCGCCTTATACATCGACAATTGCGTTTCTCGTGCGCAAGGGCAATCCCAAGCACATCCACGACTGGAAGGATTTGTTGCAACCCGGCGTGCAGGTGATTGCCGCCAATCCGAAGTCCAGCGGCGCAGCGCGCTGGGTCTTCCTTGGACTTTGGGGCGCAGTCGGCGGGGCAAAGACCTACGATCTTTCGACCAAGGAAGGTCTCGCGGCTTCGATCACTGACGGCAATGCCGCGAAGGATTTTCCGATCTACAAGAACGCCGCGGCGCTCGCGGCCGTCACCGCGCTTTACAAGCACGTGCCGGTTCTCGATACCGGCGGGCGCGGCGCGACGGTGACCTTCGCCCAGAAACAGATTGGTGACGTGCTGGTCAATTGGGAGAACGAACTCTATTTGGCGACCGACGAATTCGGCAAGGACAAGTTCGACATCGTTTATCCCTCCACCAGCGTTCTCGCGGAACCACCGGTTGCGGTCGTCGATTCCATCGTCGATAAGAAGGGTACGCGAGCAGTTGCGACGGCTTATCTGGACTATCTCTACACGCCCGACGCACAGGACCTCGCCGCGCAATATCATTATCGGCCTCGCAATATCGATATCTATAAGAAATACGAAACTACCCTTCCGCCCGTGAAGCTGTTTACGGTTGATCAGGCATTCGGCGGCTGGCCGCGCACGCAGAAGACTTTCTTTGCTGATGGCGGCGTCTTCGATCAAATCTATAAGCCAACGAAGTAA
- a CDS encoding DNA-3-methyladenine glycosylase — translation MGFRLDTQADLKKGVARLVALDKRFAPIVAATGVPGLRRRESGFAGIVAIVCGQQLSTASANAIWERLRAAFDPITPAAIAKARADRLARLGLSAAKIKTLKSLAREIVAARFDLDALADEDAEIAHAKLTALHGIGPWTADVYLLFCLGHPDAWPAGDLAVQEAVKLGLGLPIRPTTKEMMVLAEAWRPWRGVAAHVWWAYYRTVKQREGILPTGPAAKAARRQAARVEV, via the coding sequence ATGGGGTTCCGTCTCGATACTCAGGCCGATCTGAAGAAGGGCGTCGCACGTCTCGTCGCGCTGGATAAGCGTTTCGCGCCGATCGTCGCTGCGACGGGCGTACCGGGGTTGCGCCGCCGTGAGTCGGGTTTCGCCGGGATCGTTGCGATTGTCTGTGGGCAGCAGCTTTCGACCGCCAGCGCCAACGCGATCTGGGAGCGTTTGCGAGCCGCCTTCGATCCGATCACGCCAGCGGCCATCGCCAAGGCGCGCGCCGATCGGTTGGCGCGGCTGGGCCTCTCGGCCGCGAAGATCAAGACGTTGAAGAGCCTTGCGCGCGAGATTGTCGCCGCGCGCTTCGATCTCGATGCGCTCGCCGACGAGGACGCTGAAATCGCGCACGCAAAGTTGACGGCGCTACATGGGATCGGACCTTGGACAGCGGATGTCTATCTGCTGTTTTGCCTCGGCCATCCAGATGCATGGCCGGCGGGCGACCTCGCGGTGCAGGAGGCGGTCAAGCTCGGATTGGGGCTTCCCATCCGTCCCACAACCAAGGAAATGATGGTGCTCGCAGAAGCTTGGCGGCCATGGCGCGGCGTCGCGGCGCATGTCTGGTGGGCCTATTACAGGACCGTTAAACAGCGCGAAGGAATCCTTCCTACTGGTCCCGCCGCCAAAGCGGCGCGCCGGCAAGCAGCGCGCGTAGAGGTATGA
- a CDS encoding EamA family transporter yields the protein MMQPAFSWQTWAGLSAVFAALTAILAKLGVENINSNFATLIRTIFILILAAIIVSVTRAWQAPSSISPRSFLFLALSALATGASWLCYFRALQLGQASKVAPVDKLSVVLVALFGVTFLGEKLSAMNWLGVIFVGAGAILLAFKF from the coding sequence ATGATGCAACCGGCATTCTCCTGGCAGACCTGGGCTGGCCTTTCAGCGGTTTTCGCCGCGTTGACGGCGATTTTGGCGAAACTCGGCGTCGAGAACATCAATTCAAATTTCGCGACGCTGATCCGCACGATCTTCATCCTGATCCTCGCCGCGATCATCGTTTCCGTCACGCGGGCATGGCAGGCGCCGAGTTCGATTTCACCGCGAAGCTTCCTGTTTCTGGCGTTGTCGGCCTTGGCGACGGGCGCCTCATGGCTCTGCTATTTTCGTGCGCTTCAATTGGGCCAGGCTTCCAAAGTCGCGCCGGTCGATAAACTGAGTGTCGTCCTCGTCGCGCTTTTTGGTGTCACATTTCTCGGCGAAAAGCTTTCCGCCATGAATTGGCTTGGGGTCATATTCGTGGGCGCCGGGGCGATCTTGTTGGCTTTTAAATTTTGA
- a CDS encoding ABC transporter ATP-binding protein, giving the protein MDDLCQYAKRPTGFVLRYVKLQPISHLIISICVLAAVGCSVSTQFGIKFLVDSLSKGVGNANPWTAFALLCGFIAADNLLWRVAGWIAASSFVRVTGDMRREMFQHLMGHSPSYFSNRLPGTLTSRITATSNAAFTIQNMFIWNVLPPCVATVGAIAFIAAVNLQMAAVLSVIAGIVVAVIFRVAAKGRPIHQDFAEKAAAVDGEMADVVGNVLLVKAFGGFKSERNRFAGKVGQEMGARRRSLRYLEKLRLFHAVATSILVAGLLGWAILLWQHGAVSTGTVVLVCTLGVSVLAATRDLAVALVDITQHMARLAEALRTLLVPHELGDRPGAVALARAGAEITFQDVSFHYPGGPQVVKDFSLRIRPGEKVGLAGPSGGGKSTLLALMQRMHDVQAGRILIDGQDIAMITQESLRAAIAVVPQDISLFHRSLIENIRYSRPDASDDDVMKAAAAAHCDFIDDLPDGFNTTVGDRGLKLSGGQRQRIALARAFLKDSPILLLDEATSALDHESEEAIREASVRLMKGRTVIAIAHRLTTLRDFDRIAMLQDGELVQDGPPGELIDVNGYYSDFARRKMTARRKYHEHADGSVRRYAMDA; this is encoded by the coding sequence ATGGACGATCTTTGCCAATACGCCAAGCGGCCGACGGGTTTTGTTCTTCGCTATGTCAAGCTTCAGCCAATCTCGCATCTGATCATATCGATCTGCGTGCTGGCGGCTGTGGGTTGCTCGGTGAGCACGCAATTTGGCATCAAGTTTCTGGTCGATAGCCTGTCGAAAGGCGTGGGCAATGCCAATCCCTGGACAGCCTTTGCACTCTTGTGCGGCTTCATCGCAGCTGACAATTTGCTGTGGCGCGTCGCGGGGTGGATTGCAGCCAGTTCATTCGTTCGCGTGACGGGTGATATGCGTCGCGAAATGTTCCAGCATTTGATGGGCCATTCGCCGAGCTATTTCTCCAACCGTCTACCTGGCACGTTGACGAGCCGCATCACGGCCACGTCCAATGCGGCGTTCACGATCCAGAACATGTTCATCTGGAACGTGCTGCCGCCCTGCGTTGCGACCGTGGGCGCTATTGCCTTCATTGCCGCCGTAAATCTGCAAATGGCCGCGGTGCTGAGTGTCATTGCCGGCATCGTCGTTGCGGTGATTTTCAGAGTTGCCGCGAAGGGGCGGCCGATTCATCAGGACTTCGCCGAAAAAGCTGCCGCCGTCGATGGCGAGATGGCCGATGTCGTGGGCAACGTTTTGCTCGTCAAAGCTTTTGGCGGCTTTAAAAGCGAGCGCAATCGCTTCGCCGGCAAAGTGGGGCAAGAGATGGGCGCGCGGCGGCGCAGCTTGCGCTACCTTGAGAAATTGCGCCTGTTCCACGCCGTCGCGACATCGATCCTGGTCGCGGGTCTTCTGGGCTGGGCGATCCTGCTCTGGCAGCACGGCGCGGTAAGCACAGGCACGGTCGTTCTCGTTTGCACGCTTGGCGTTTCGGTCCTCGCCGCGACGCGCGATCTCGCCGTGGCGCTTGTCGACATCACGCAGCATATGGCAAGGCTTGCGGAAGCCCTGCGAACCCTGCTGGTCCCACATGAACTTGGCGACCGCCCCGGCGCGGTTGCGCTCGCGCGCGCGGGTGCGGAAATTACCTTCCAGGATGTGTCCTTCCATTATCCCGGTGGTCCGCAAGTTGTGAAAGACTTCAGCCTGCGCATCCGCCCGGGCGAGAAGGTCGGTCTTGCTGGACCTTCCGGCGGCGGCAAATCGACCTTGCTGGCTCTGATGCAGCGTATGCACGACGTGCAGGCTGGGCGTATTCTGATCGACGGTCAGGATATTGCGATGATCACGCAGGAAAGTCTGCGCGCCGCGATCGCCGTTGTCCCACAGGACATCAGCCTCTTCCACCGCTCGCTGATCGAGAATATCCGCTACAGCCGACCGGATGCATCCGATGACGACGTGATGAAAGCCGCCGCGGCGGCGCATTGCGATTTTATCGACGATTTACCGGACGGCTTCAACACCACGGTAGGCGACCGAGGGTTGAAATTGTCCGGCGGTCAGCGTCAGCGCATCGCGCTGGCGCGGGCGTTCCTGAAGGACTCACCGATCCTGCTGCTCGACGAAGCAACCTCGGCGCTCGATCACGAATCCGAGGAAGCCATTCGCGAAGCCTCGGTGCGGCTGATGAAGGGGCGCACCGTCATCGCGATTGCGCACCGTTTAACGACGCTGCGAGACTTCGACAGGATCGCGATGCTTCAGGACGGCGAACTCGTCCAGGATGGACCGCCGGGCGAGCTGATCGACGTTAATGGCTATTACAGCGATTTCGCGCGGCGGAAGATGACGGCGCGGCGAAAGTACCACGAGCACGCTGACGGATCGGTTCGGCGCTACGCGATGGACGCTTAA
- a CDS encoding amylo-alpha-1,6-glucosidase, which produces MEDSILPDAQDEQFQFTIPALQERRTRTLKHGDTFAMFDDNGDVLSSLGSPEGIFHRDTRHLSHLSLSIFGQRPILLSSTLRDDNGALICDLTNPDLHKGDHIALEHDLIHLRRLKFVWQNANFERLAVRNFSERRERVKIQIDFAADFADLFEVRGSKRERRGTYHPTSVKADSVVMSYTGLDDRRRDTQLRFSPQPTHLTANHAIFDVDLEPSERASIFIEIRCENVSPNIPPWRLFFSSLRDARRDLRAALAREASVETSNDIFNEVVRRSVADLHMLTTDLPEGPYPYAGIPWFSTVFGRDALITALQTLWIDPALARGVLFYLAANQADKIDAAADAEPGKILHESRRGEMAELGEVPFRRYYGSVDSTPLFVVLAGAYLQRTDDARALKQLWPHIEAALNWIDVYGDRDGDGFVEYGRKSDDGLLNQGWKDSHDSVFHADGTLAQGPIALVEVQGYVYAAKRAAATIASRLDHHDRSRKLEHEAEQLQKHFDTQFWDEALGTYVLALDGEKRPCRVLTSNAGHTLFSGIALPSRAAQIVRNLTDHDGFSGWGIRTVAASEARYNPMSYHNGSVWPHDNALIALGFARYGFGAEVTRIFKGLFEASIYIDLRRMPELFCGFRRVRGQGPTFYPVACSPQAWAAATPLAVLAASLGLSFDPANRHVIFNRPHLPDFLEEVTLHGLTLNDASMSVQLRRTGTDVAVNVLSRKGDIWATTIS; this is translated from the coding sequence ATGGAAGACAGCATTCTGCCGGATGCTCAAGACGAGCAGTTCCAGTTCACAATTCCCGCGCTTCAGGAGCGCCGCACGCGCACGCTGAAGCATGGCGACACGTTCGCAATGTTCGATGACAATGGCGATGTACTCTCCTCGCTCGGCAGCCCCGAAGGCATCTTTCATCGTGACACGCGGCACCTGTCGCATCTGAGTCTGTCGATCTTTGGTCAGCGGCCGATCCTCCTGAGCTCGACATTGCGCGACGACAATGGAGCCCTGATCTGCGATTTGACGAATCCCGATCTGCACAAGGGAGACCATATCGCCCTGGAACATGATCTCATCCATCTGCGGCGGCTGAAATTCGTATGGCAGAATGCGAATTTTGAGCGGCTGGCGGTACGCAATTTCAGCGAGCGGCGCGAGCGCGTCAAAATCCAGATCGATTTTGCCGCCGATTTCGCGGACCTCTTCGAGGTTCGCGGCAGCAAGCGCGAACGGCGCGGCACCTATCATCCGACGTCAGTGAAAGCGGATTCCGTCGTCATGTCCTACACAGGCCTCGATGACCGGCGCCGCGATACGCAACTGCGTTTCTCGCCGCAGCCCACACATCTGACAGCCAATCACGCGATCTTCGACGTGGATCTCGAGCCCAGCGAGCGTGCGTCAATTTTCATCGAAATTCGCTGCGAGAACGTGTCGCCCAATATCCCACCTTGGAGGCTGTTCTTTTCCTCGCTGCGCGATGCAAGGCGCGATCTTCGCGCCGCGCTCGCACGCGAGGCTTCGGTCGAGACCTCCAACGACATTTTCAATGAAGTCGTGCGCCGCTCCGTCGCCGACCTTCATATGCTGACGACGGACTTGCCCGAGGGCCCCTACCCTTATGCCGGCATTCCGTGGTTCAGCACCGTCTTCGGCCGCGATGCTTTGATCACGGCTTTGCAAACGCTCTGGATCGACCCGGCGCTCGCGCGCGGCGTGCTGTTTTATCTGGCGGCAAATCAGGCCGATAAAATCGACGCGGCGGCCGACGCCGAGCCCGGCAAAATCTTGCACGAGTCACGCCGCGGCGAAATGGCCGAACTCGGCGAAGTCCCTTTCCGCCGTTATTACGGCAGCGTCGATTCCACACCTCTGTTCGTCGTTCTTGCCGGGGCCTATCTGCAAAGAACTGACGATGCGCGCGCGTTAAAGCAGCTCTGGCCCCATATCGAAGCGGCCTTGAATTGGATCGACGTTTATGGCGACCGCGACGGCGATGGATTCGTTGAATATGGCCGCAAGAGTGATGATGGATTGCTCAATCAGGGCTGGAAAGACAGCCATGATTCCGTCTTCCATGCCGATGGCACGTTGGCGCAAGGCCCCATCGCGCTCGTTGAAGTCCAAGGCTACGTCTATGCTGCGAAACGCGCCGCGGCGACAATCGCCTCACGCCTCGACCATCATGATCGCTCTCGAAAGCTTGAGCATGAGGCCGAACAGCTTCAGAAACATTTTGATACGCAGTTCTGGGACGAGGCGCTCGGCACTTACGTCCTGGCGCTCGACGGCGAAAAGCGTCCCTGCCGCGTGCTGACCTCAAATGCCGGCCACACGTTGTTCAGCGGCATCGCGCTGCCATCGCGCGCGGCGCAGATCGTTCGCAATCTCACAGACCATGACGGCTTTTCGGGTTGGGGCATCAGAACCGTCGCAGCGTCCGAAGCGCGCTATAATCCGATGAGCTATCACAACGGCTCAGTCTGGCCGCACGACAATGCGCTGATCGCGTTGGGCTTCGCGCGTTACGGCTTTGGCGCCGAAGTGACACGGATTTTCAAGGGCCTGTTCGAAGCCTCGATTTATATCGACCTGCGCCGCATGCCGGAGCTGTTCTGCGGCTTTCGCCGTGTGCGTGGCCAGGGGCCGACCTTTTATCCAGTCGCCTGCTCGCCGCAGGCGTGGGCGGCTGCTACTCCACTGGCCGTCCTCGCCGCGTCGCTCGGCCTCAGCTTCGATCCAGCCAATCGTCACGTCATCTTCAACCGGCCGCACCTGCCGGATTTCCTCGAAGAGGTAACGCTGCACGGCTTAACGCTGAACGACGCCAGCATGTCCGTTCAGCTCCGGCGCACCGGCACTGACGTCGCCGTCAATGTGCTATCGCGCAAGGGCGACATCTGGGCGACAACAATCAGTTAA